The Prevotella melaninogenica ATCC 25845 genome includes a window with the following:
- a CDS encoding outer membrane beta-barrel family protein, whose amino-acid sequence MAQQTVTFSIQQQTKEPIDAATIIISDQKTGKVIANGLTETDGKFNYTLIDGSYQLYCGAIGCRDTTILFSIPNNHSIYNIYLYPDGTELKDVIVTARKQRSLIKMESGKISISVAESYLANLGNSLDVLRHTPSVRLDNKGNLSLSALGNAAVYVNGKRIRLQGETLTAYLRTIPSSNIASITTSTNPDASYDSEGASGIIDIKLKDNNERGLYISTSHGMSFWNHIRQSSDFSMTYNKQTWQLGINYSHNIGHYDMEYGTDRMQEGDRNFSETNDTDKRNTYAGGLAFVYQPNKKHKLMLNASVDALTGPGVTATTTWIYKGRDTLHEILKARNDYTKQENTKYTTGIGYQFNITEQQTITANADWIHVDVASNNNQPNTFYSPNGTLLREDNYPAKSKKNINIISSAIDYKLKNSHDGELLTGIKVAKVESNNRFGFYAKGVLDNTRSNRFTYQESNLEGYIQYAQKWKHVQATAGMRIEYMQTIGTLESYLDGKLMEENKNNHTRLFPNLSISYDLNNKAKLTLAYSKRQDKARYEDLNPIEYLLDELTYWKGNPFIQPQINHRVSLDYTKNNLSVTLSYNQLNNYFTQLPDAYKKDCIVMTTKNIGKQKQLALDLIYNKRLTSWWDVSANIGAYYFINHLDYESYREDYRRPSCNLSLSNDIQLPAKVRMELSARYASKRQGRSYEVFKPSGSIDIGLSKQLLRDRLSLSLMITDLLHTERWDSYGRKGALELDIWGHSESRQVIFRVHYNFGSRKFETNKNKVKEAERL is encoded by the coding sequence ATGGCTCAACAGACCGTAACCTTTAGTATCCAACAACAAACAAAGGAACCTATTGATGCAGCAACAATTATCATTTCTGATCAGAAGACAGGAAAAGTAATTGCCAATGGACTAACTGAGACGGACGGAAAGTTTAATTACACCCTTATTGATGGTAGTTATCAACTATACTGCGGAGCTATCGGATGCCGTGATACTACTATTCTTTTCTCCATTCCAAATAACCATTCCATTTATAACATCTATTTATATCCTGACGGTACAGAGCTGAAAGACGTTATTGTCACAGCCCGCAAACAACGCTCACTCATTAAAATGGAAAGTGGGAAGATAAGCATTTCTGTTGCAGAATCCTATCTTGCTAACCTTGGCAACTCTTTAGATGTTCTGCGCCACACCCCAAGTGTAAGGCTTGATAATAAAGGAAATCTATCGCTTTCTGCCCTTGGCAATGCCGCCGTTTACGTGAACGGAAAACGCATACGACTTCAAGGTGAAACGCTTACAGCCTATCTGCGTACTATTCCATCTTCTAACATTGCAAGCATAACTACTTCAACCAACCCTGATGCAAGTTATGATTCAGAAGGGGCAAGTGGTATTATTGACATAAAACTAAAAGACAACAACGAACGAGGACTTTACATTTCGACCTCTCATGGTATGTCTTTTTGGAATCACATACGCCAAAGTTCTGATTTTAGTATGACTTATAACAAACAGACATGGCAGCTGGGCATCAACTATAGTCATAACATTGGACACTATGACATGGAGTATGGTACTGATAGAATGCAAGAAGGAGACCGAAACTTCTCAGAGACCAATGATACAGACAAGCGTAACACTTACGCAGGAGGACTGGCTTTTGTATACCAACCTAACAAGAAACACAAACTTATGCTAAATGCATCAGTTGATGCCTTAACAGGTCCCGGAGTGACAGCAACAACTACTTGGATATATAAAGGTAGAGACACGCTTCATGAAATACTTAAAGCAAGGAATGATTATACCAAGCAAGAGAATACAAAATATACGACAGGCATAGGCTATCAGTTCAATATTACAGAACAGCAGACCATCACTGCAAATGCAGACTGGATTCACGTTGATGTTGCAAGTAATAACAATCAGCCTAATACGTTTTACTCTCCAAATGGAACATTACTAAGGGAAGACAACTATCCAGCTAAATCCAAGAAGAATATAAACATCATATCATCTGCTATTGACTATAAACTGAAGAATAGCCATGACGGAGAGCTCCTTACAGGTATTAAAGTTGCCAAGGTAGAAAGTAACAATCGCTTTGGCTTCTATGCAAAAGGTGTGCTTGACAACACAAGGTCTAACAGGTTTACCTACCAAGAGTCAAACCTTGAAGGCTATATACAATATGCCCAGAAATGGAAACATGTACAGGCAACTGCAGGTATGCGGATTGAATATATGCAGACTATCGGGACTTTAGAATCCTATTTGGACGGAAAACTGATGGAGGAGAATAAGAACAATCACACAAGACTCTTTCCTAATCTTTCTATCAGTTATGATCTTAACAACAAAGCAAAGCTCACACTTGCCTATAGCAAACGACAAGACAAAGCAAGATACGAAGACCTTAACCCCATTGAATATCTGTTAGATGAACTAACCTATTGGAAAGGGAATCCATTTATTCAGCCACAAATAAATCATAGGGTATCTTTAGATTACACAAAGAATAATCTTAGTGTAACGCTCTCTTATAATCAGCTAAACAACTATTTTACGCAGCTTCCCGATGCATACAAGAAAGACTGCATAGTCATGACAACCAAGAATATTGGTAAACAGAAACAGCTGGCACTTGACCTTATCTATAACAAACGTCTCACCTCGTGGTGGGATGTAAGTGCAAACATCGGTGCTTACTACTTTATCAACCATCTTGATTATGAATCTTATAGAGAAGACTACCGGCGCCCCTCATGCAATCTTTCACTTTCAAACGACATACAACTACCTGCAAAAGTTCGTATGGAACTGTCAGCAAGATACGCAAGTAAACGACAAGGCAGAAGTTATGAGGTTTTCAAACCAAGTGGAAGTATAGATATCGGACTAAGTAAACAATTACTCCGAGACAGACTCTCCCTATCTTTGATGATTACCGACCTACTTCACACTGAGCGTTGGGATAGCTATGGACGTAAGGGAGCATTAGAATTAGATATTTGGGGGCACAGCGAAAGCCGTCAAGTTATCTTCCGTGTACATTACAATTTCGGAAGTAGAAAGTTTGAAACAAATAAGAACAAAGTAAAAGAGGCAGAACGTCTGTAG
- the tilS gene encoding tRNA lysidine(34) synthetase TilS — protein MLNKIKRFIVSEHLLRVDALYLVALSGGADSVALLLCIKELGYRVEAVHCNFHLRGEESLRDEQFCEDLCQRENIPLHKVHFDTQAYADLHKVSIEMAARELRYRYFFQLKEALGADGVCVGHHKEDSVETILINLVRGTGLSGLMGIRPRNHDVIRPLLCVTRQEIEDYLHQHAVSFVTDSTNLIDDVVRNKIRLNVLPQLSEINPSVTDAILTTSNHLSEVDAIVQESLKTALGKAVSFINSATQVSSNSLSNEPFQLDLSVVRAFPSPSFLLFYILKPLGFSSSQIAEMVSHLDGQTGQLWYSPSHELTHDRGVFMVLPREEAEPRQLVIPETGRYVYDEQLSLRLTERVLTPSSNVSFSKVPTVVDLDASSIRFPLTLRRVAEGDRFTPLGMRGTQLVSDFLTNLKRNRFEKRNQLVLLDATGTILWVLGLRINDRFKLTPQSTSCLRIEIL, from the coding sequence ATGTTGAATAAAATCAAACGATTCATAGTTTCTGAGCATCTGCTACGGGTAGATGCTCTTTATTTAGTAGCGCTGTCTGGTGGTGCAGATAGTGTTGCCCTTTTGCTATGTATCAAGGAGTTGGGCTATCGTGTTGAGGCTGTTCATTGCAATTTCCATTTACGTGGAGAGGAGAGTCTGAGGGATGAACAGTTTTGTGAGGACCTCTGTCAACGTGAGAATATCCCACTCCATAAAGTCCATTTCGATACACAGGCTTATGCCGATTTGCATAAGGTGAGCATTGAGATGGCTGCACGTGAGTTGCGTTATCGTTATTTCTTTCAGTTGAAGGAGGCGTTAGGTGCTGACGGAGTATGCGTAGGTCATCATAAAGAAGACTCTGTAGAAACAATTCTCATTAATCTCGTTCGTGGAACAGGACTGAGTGGTTTGATGGGTATTCGTCCTCGTAATCATGATGTTATCCGCCCTTTGCTTTGTGTAACACGCCAAGAAATTGAAGACTATCTTCATCAACACGCTGTTTCTTTCGTTACTGATAGCACTAACCTAATAGATGATGTAGTGCGGAATAAGATTCGCTTGAATGTCCTTCCACAGTTATCTGAGATTAACCCATCGGTTACGGATGCTATTCTTACTACTTCCAATCATCTCTCTGAGGTAGATGCTATTGTGCAGGAGTCACTTAAAACAGCTTTGGGAAAGGCTGTTAGCTTTATTAATTCTGCAACTCAAGTTAGTTCAAACAGTTTAAGTAACGAACCATTTCAGCTCGACTTGTCTGTTGTTCGTGCGTTTCCTTCTCCTTCTTTTCTCCTCTTTTATATACTAAAACCACTCGGTTTTTCATCATCTCAGATTGCAGAGATGGTTTCACATCTTGATGGACAGACGGGGCAACTGTGGTATTCCCCATCGCATGAACTTACACACGATCGTGGTGTCTTCATGGTTTTACCTCGTGAGGAAGCTGAACCACGTCAGCTTGTTATCCCCGAAACAGGGCGTTATGTCTATGATGAGCAACTGTCTCTTCGACTGACTGAACGAGTATTGACACCTTCTTCAAACGTTTCATTCTCAAAGGTTCCTACTGTTGTTGACCTTGATGCATCCTCTATCCGATTTCCTTTGACCTTAAGACGGGTTGCAGAAGGCGATCGATTTACTCCTCTTGGCATGCGTGGTACTCAACTTGTGAGTGATTTTCTCACCAATCTCAAACGTAACCGCTTTGAGAAACGTAACCAGTTGGTCCTCCTTGATGCTACAGGTACTATCCTTTGGGTCCTCGGTCTTCGTATCAATGACCGTTTTAAGTTGACCCCACAGAGCACTTCTTGCCTGCGTATAGAAATCTTGTAA
- a CDS encoding class I SAM-dependent rRNA methyltransferase, translating into MYKQVYLKRGKEESLLRFHPWIFSGAINKIEEGLEEGDIVRVMTHDKKFIAVGHFQIGSIAIRVLSFHDVKIDDKFWESRLKAALQVRQAIGVIREESTGTGLFPNTTYRLVHGEGDNLPGLIIDIYGKTAVMQAHSVGMHVCREVIAKALVKVMGDKLDSIYYKSETTLPYKADLGQENGFIYGDTDNNIAIENGLKFHIDWLKGQKTGFFIDQRENRSLLEYYAKGRSVLNMFCYTGGFSVYAMRGGAEVVHSVDSSAKAIELTNKNIELNFPNDSRHEAICEDAFKYLDDNDGKYDLIILDPPAFAKHRNALKNGLRGYTRLNVKGFEKIKPGGILFTFSCSQVVTKDNFRQAVFTAAAQAGRKVRILHQIHQPADHPINIYHPEGEYLKGLVLYVE; encoded by the coding sequence ATGTATAAGCAAGTATATTTGAAAAGGGGCAAAGAAGAGAGTCTTCTTCGCTTCCATCCATGGATCTTCTCAGGTGCTATCAACAAGATAGAAGAAGGACTTGAGGAAGGTGATATTGTGCGTGTTATGACGCATGACAAGAAGTTTATTGCTGTTGGTCATTTCCAAATAGGTTCTATTGCTATCCGTGTGCTCTCATTCCACGACGTGAAGATAGATGATAAGTTTTGGGAAAGTCGTTTGAAAGCGGCTCTTCAAGTGCGTCAGGCGATTGGTGTAATTCGAGAAGAATCAACAGGAACAGGACTGTTCCCAAACACAACTTACCGTCTTGTTCATGGTGAGGGCGACAATCTTCCAGGATTGATTATTGACATATATGGCAAGACTGCCGTTATGCAAGCCCATTCTGTAGGTATGCACGTATGCCGTGAGGTAATTGCGAAAGCTCTTGTTAAAGTGATGGGCGATAAGTTGGACAGCATCTATTATAAGAGCGAGACAACGCTTCCTTATAAGGCAGATCTTGGTCAAGAGAATGGTTTTATCTATGGAGATACTGACAATAACATTGCGATTGAGAATGGCTTAAAGTTTCATATCGACTGGTTGAAAGGTCAGAAGACGGGTTTCTTTATCGATCAGCGTGAGAACCGCTCTCTCTTGGAGTATTATGCAAAGGGAAGAAGTGTACTGAATATGTTCTGTTACACGGGTGGTTTCTCTGTTTATGCTATGCGTGGTGGGGCTGAAGTGGTACATTCTGTGGATAGTTCGGCTAAGGCTATCGAACTGACGAATAAGAATATTGAACTCAACTTTCCTAATGATTCACGTCATGAGGCTATCTGTGAGGATGCTTTTAAGTATCTTGATGATAACGATGGTAAGTATGATCTTATCATTCTTGACCCACCTGCCTTTGCAAAGCATCGTAACGCATTGAAGAATGGTTTGCGTGGTTACACCCGATTGAACGTCAAAGGATTTGAAAAGATTAAGCCGGGAGGAATCTTGTTTACCTTCAGTTGTTCGCAGGTAGTCACTAAAGATAATTTCAGACAGGCTGTCTTCACCGCTGCTGCACAAGCTGGACGTAAGGTGCGCATCCTGCATCAGATTCATCAGCCTGCTGATCATCCAATTAATATTTATCATCCAGAAGGCGAATATTTGAAGGGATTAGTCCTTTATGTTGAATAA
- a CDS encoding 3'-5' exonuclease — MSTVLYNRFDKSKISQLPRVTFPGKIVVVLNEAEAEKAVNYLLSKDIIGIDTETRPVFKKGQRRKVALLQACDHEVCFLFRLNLIGVPECIKRFLEDTTVPKVGLSLGDDMLMLHQRLDFKPGYFIDLQDYVKSLGIEDMSLQKLYANVFHERITKREQLSNWENEILSDKQKIYASTDAWTCIKLYERLHELKHSGNYELVVVPPKVKPTPEVTSE, encoded by the coding sequence ATGAGTACAGTATTATACAATAGATTCGATAAGAGTAAAATATCACAGTTGCCAAGGGTTACTTTCCCCGGGAAGATTGTTGTTGTCTTAAATGAAGCTGAAGCTGAGAAGGCAGTTAATTATTTGCTTTCTAAGGACATTATCGGTATTGATACGGAAACACGTCCTGTCTTTAAGAAAGGGCAACGTCGTAAGGTTGCACTCTTGCAAGCCTGCGACCATGAAGTGTGTTTCCTCTTTCGATTGAATCTCATAGGTGTACCTGAATGTATTAAACGTTTTCTTGAAGATACAACAGTGCCTAAAGTGGGACTCTCTTTGGGCGATGATATGTTGATGTTGCATCAGCGACTCGACTTCAAGCCGGGTTATTTTATAGACCTTCAAGACTATGTTAAGTCGTTAGGTATTGAAGATATGAGTCTTCAGAAACTCTATGCAAATGTCTTTCATGAGCGTATAACAAAACGTGAACAATTATCTAATTGGGAGAACGAGATATTAAGTGATAAGCAGAAAATATATGCTTCTACAGATGCTTGGACGTGTATCAAACTCTATGAGCGTCTGCATGAATTGAAACATAGTGGTAATTACGAACTCGTTGTCGTTCCTCCAAAGGTGAAACCTACACCAGAAGTGACATCAGAATAA
- a CDS encoding FtsK/SpoIIIE family DNA translocase: MAKKKTEHKRKTFTEAIGLNNIINDKTGFIAGLILLCVAIYICVAFFSYFSTGAADQSLVTDLRPGEVENTSRVFQNVCGSLGAIISYGLISRCFGIPAFIIPAFIALCGLRMMGAYKKLNLTKWFMGMALVMIWSSITFAKALTPLMGDQVYNPGGDHGAFCVQYMENLVGTPGLIAILVIIMLAYLTYLTSETITVVRKMINPFGYIRDKVKFTVVHDSKGDNTENVYDDEVVIEEEPVEPAEYVDPTLAEPIDLPTEPAIVPQEPDSLYSPNGGDKAKNTAEKEGPGFEVEEEKVEEKANSKTLANNNLPLTPINPREPFTKWKFPSLDLLKEYTSDSKTNYVSQEELEANKDRIIKVLNDFGVQIRSIRATVGPTITLYEITPAQGVRISKIKNLEDDIALSLAAIGIRIIAPMPGKGTIGIEVPNAKPNIVSMFSILNSRKFQDSTMELPIALGKTITNEVYMVDLAKIPHLLVAGATGQGKSVGLNAIITSLLYKKHPNELKIVLVDPKKVEFSVYSPIAKPFMAAVEENEDEPIITDVQKVVKTLKGLCVLMDERYDLLKAARVRNIKEYNQKFLRHELNPEEGHEFMPYIVVIIDEFGDLILTAGKEVEMPITRIAQLARAIGIHMIIATQRPTTTIITGNIKANFPGRIAFRVGAMMDSRIILDRPGAQQLVGRGDMLYLNGADPVRVQCAFVDTPEVENITKFIANQPGPVRPLEIPEPLSEDEAGGGGALDTHNLDPLFEEAARAIVVSQQGSTSMIQRRLSIGYNRAGRLMDQMEKAGIVGAAKGSKPREVLISDEVSLDNMLTILRG; encoded by the coding sequence ATGGCAAAGAAGAAAACAGAACATAAAAGAAAGACTTTCACCGAGGCGATCGGACTAAATAACATTATTAACGACAAGACTGGATTTATTGCCGGACTTATCCTTTTATGCGTTGCTATCTATATCTGTGTAGCTTTTTTTAGCTATTTCAGTACAGGTGCAGCAGACCAAAGTTTAGTAACAGACCTTCGTCCTGGAGAGGTAGAAAACACAAGTAGAGTTTTCCAAAATGTATGCGGTTCACTCGGTGCAATCATCTCATACGGACTTATTTCCCGCTGTTTTGGTATTCCAGCCTTTATCATTCCAGCCTTCATTGCACTTTGTGGTCTCCGCATGATGGGAGCCTACAAAAAGCTGAACCTAACGAAATGGTTCATGGGTATGGCTTTGGTAATGATATGGTCGTCTATTACTTTTGCCAAAGCACTTACCCCACTGATGGGTGACCAAGTCTATAATCCAGGAGGAGACCATGGTGCTTTCTGTGTTCAATACATGGAAAACCTTGTTGGTACACCGGGATTAATCGCTATCTTAGTGATTATCATGTTGGCTTACCTCACTTATCTTACTTCCGAAACGATTACTGTCGTACGCAAGATGATTAACCCATTTGGTTATATTCGTGACAAGGTAAAGTTTACGGTGGTACATGATAGTAAGGGAGACAACACTGAAAACGTCTATGATGATGAGGTGGTTATTGAGGAAGAACCTGTAGAGCCAGCAGAATATGTTGACCCTACCCTCGCTGAACCTATCGACTTGCCAACAGAGCCTGCAATCGTTCCACAAGAGCCAGACTCGCTCTATTCACCTAATGGTGGTGACAAGGCTAAGAATACAGCAGAGAAAGAAGGTCCAGGCTTTGAAGTTGAGGAGGAGAAAGTTGAGGAGAAAGCAAATAGCAAGACGCTTGCTAACAACAACCTTCCACTGACTCCTATCAATCCTCGTGAGCCATTTACAAAGTGGAAGTTCCCTTCACTTGACCTATTAAAGGAATATACTTCTGATTCTAAGACCAACTACGTTAGTCAAGAGGAATTAGAAGCAAACAAAGACCGTATCATCAAGGTGTTAAACGACTTTGGTGTACAGATTCGTAGTATTCGCGCAACAGTCGGTCCAACGATTACTCTCTATGAAATTACACCTGCCCAGGGTGTTCGCATCTCTAAGATTAAGAACCTTGAAGATGATATTGCACTGAGTTTGGCGGCTATCGGTATCCGTATCATTGCTCCAATGCCAGGCAAGGGTACGATTGGTATTGAGGTACCAAATGCTAAGCCAAACATTGTGTCAATGTTCTCTATTCTGAACTCACGCAAGTTCCAAGACTCTACAATGGAGTTACCAATCGCATTGGGTAAGACGATTACTAATGAGGTGTACATGGTCGACCTTGCTAAGATTCCTCACCTACTCGTTGCGGGTGCTACCGGACAGGGTAAGTCTGTCGGTCTGAATGCTATTATCACCTCCCTTCTTTATAAAAAGCATCCTAACGAGCTAAAGATTGTACTGGTTGACCCAAAGAAGGTAGAGTTCAGCGTTTACTCTCCTATAGCCAAACCATTCATGGCAGCTGTTGAGGAGAATGAAGATGAACCAATCATCACAGACGTTCAGAAGGTTGTAAAGACGCTGAAAGGTCTTTGTGTATTGATGGATGAGCGTTACGACTTACTGAAGGCGGCTCGTGTTAGAAATATAAAGGAATATAATCAGAAGTTCCTCAGACACGAACTGAACCCAGAAGAAGGCCATGAGTTCATGCCATACATCGTTGTCATCATTGATGAGTTTGGTGACTTGATTCTTACTGCGGGCAAGGAAGTGGAGATGCCTATCACACGTATCGCACAGTTGGCACGTGCTATCGGTATTCACATGATTATTGCAACCCAGCGACCAACAACAACAATTATCACTGGTAACATCAAAGCAAACTTCCCTGGACGTATTGCTTTCCGCGTTGGAGCGATGATGGACTCACGTATCATCCTCGACCGACCAGGTGCACAACAGCTTGTCGGACGTGGTGATATGCTTTATCTCAATGGTGCTGACCCTGTTCGTGTGCAGTGTGCCTTTGTTGATACGCCTGAAGTAGAGAATATTACCAAGTTCATTGCTAATCAACCAGGTCCTGTTCGCCCATTGGAAATCCCAGAACCATTGTCTGAAGACGAAGCTGGAGGAGGTGGTGCACTGGATACTCACAACCTTGATCCATTGTTTGAGGAGGCTGCACGTGCTATTGTTGTCAGCCAACAAGGTTCAACAAGTATGATTCAGCGTCGCCTGTCTATTGGTTACAACCGTGCTGGTCGACTGATGGATCAAATGGAGAAAGCAGGTATCGTTGGTGCAGCAAAGGGTTCAAAACCACGTGAGGTACTGATAAGTGACGAGGTAAGTCTTGATAATATG